In Ictalurus furcatus strain D&B chromosome 23, Billie_1.0, whole genome shotgun sequence, a single window of DNA contains:
- the LOC128599978 gene encoding sperm-associated antigen 6 isoform X2 yields the protein MSQRHVLQVFEQYQKERMKFVQTVAELATRPQNIETLQNAGVMSLLRPLLLDVVPTIQQSAALALGRLASYSDDLAEAVVKGDILPQLVYSLAEQNRFYKKAAAFVLRAVAKHSPELAQAVVDCGALDALVISLEEFDPGVKEAAAWALGYIARHNGSLAQAVVDAGAVPLLVLCIQEPDNALKRISASTLSDISKHSPELAQTVVDTGAIAHLAQMTLYPDAKLKRHVFSALGQISKHSVDLAEMVVEAEIFPAVLACLKDPDEYVRKNISTLMREITKHTPELSQMIVNAGGVAAVIDYLGDSRGSVRLPGIMMLGYVAAHSENLAMAVIVSKLAICLAEETEDHMKAAAAWALGQIGHHTPEHARAVAMSNVLPKLLSLYLDTQSSEDLKVKAKKALKSILQKCTYVPALEPLLYEAPSNVLKHVICQFSKVLPHDSKARRLFVTTGGLKKVQEIKAEPGSALQEYINAINTCYPEEIVRYYSPGYSEALLERIDNYQPV from the exons ATGAGCCAGCGACACGTTTTACAAG ttTTTGAGCAGTACCAGAAAGAAAGGATGAAGTTCGTGCAAACAGTTGCAGAGCTTGCAACAAGACCTCAGAATATCGAAACACTTCAAAATGCAG GTGTGATGTCCCTCCTGAGGCCTCTCCTCTTGGATGTGGTCCCAACTATCCAGCAGTCAGCCGCTCTGGCTCTTGGAAGACTCGCCAGCTACAGTGATGACCTGGCCGAGGCTGTGGTGAAGGGAGACATTCTGCCTCAGCTCGTCTACTCGCTGGCCGAGCAGAAC CGTTTCTATAAGAAGGCAGCGGCGTTTGTTCTCCGTGCCGTGGCGAAGCACTCACCCGAGCTGGCACAAGCCGTGGTAGACTGTGGTGCCCTCGATGCTCTCGTCATCTccctggaggagtttgatcctGGAGTGAAAGAAGCTGCTGCATGGGCACTGGGCTACATCGCTCGCCACAACGGCT CATTGGCTCAGGCGGTGGTGGATGCAGGTGCTGTTCCTCTTCTTGTTCTCTGCATCCAGGAGCCCGACAATGCCCTGAAGAGGATCTCTGCTTCAACGCTGAGCGACATCTCCAAACACTCGCCAGAGCTCGCACAAACTGTAGTGGACACCGGAGCCATTGCACACCTGGCGCAGATGACCCTGTACCCAGACGCCAAACTGAAG AGGCACGTGTTCTCGGCTCTAGGCCAAATCTCCAAGCACTCTGTGGATCTGGCAGAGATGGTGGTGGAGGCTGAGATCTTCCCTGCTGTACTGGCCTGCCTTAAAGACCCAGATGAATATGTGAGGAAGAACATCAGCACGCTGATGCGAGAGATCACAAAACACACCCCTGAG TTATCCCAGATGATCGTGAATGCCGGCGGTGTAGCAGCTGTGATTGATTATCTAGGGGACTCCAGAGGGAGCGTGCGATTGCCTGGTATCATGATGCTCGGCTATGTGGCTGCACACTCTGAGAACCTTGCCATGGCTGTCATTGTATCTAAG CTGGCTATCTGTCTGGCAGAGGAGACGGAGGATCACATGAAGGCTGCAGCAGCCTGGGCACTGGGGCAGATTGGCCATCACACACCTGAGCATGCAAGAGCTGTGGCCATGTCTAACGTGCTCCCCAAACTGCTGAGTCTCTACCTGGACACACAGagctctgaggatctgaaagtCAAG GCAAAGAAGGCTTTAAAGAGTATCCTTCAGAAGTGCACTTACGTTCCAGCACTGGAGCCGCTTCTCTACGAAGCTCCCAGCAATGTTCTCAAACACGTCATCTGCCAGTTCAGCAAG GTTCTTCCACATGACAGTAAAGCACGGAGGTTGTTTGTAACTACCGGAGGACTGAAGAAGGtgcaggaaattaaagctgagcCCGGGTCCGCTCTGCAGGAGTACATCAACGCCATTAACACCTGCTACCCCGAGGAGATAGTCAG GTACTACTCACCTGGATATTCAGAAGCACTACTGGAAAGGATCGATAACTATCAGCCTGTTTAG
- the LOC128599978 gene encoding sperm-associated antigen 6 isoform X1, whose protein sequence is MSQRHVLQVFEQYQKERMKFVQTVAELATRPQNIETLQNAGVMSLLRPLLLDVVPTIQQSAALALGRLASYSDDLAEAVVKGDILPQLVYSLAEQNRFYKKAAAFVLRAVAKHSPELAQAVVDCGALDALVISLEEFDPGVKEAAAWALGYIARHNGSLAQAVVDAGAVPLLVLCIQEPDNALKRISASTLSDISKHSPELAQTVVDTGAIAHLAQMTLYPDAKLKRHVFSALGQISKHSVDLAEMVVEAEIFPAVLACLKDPDEYVRKNISTLMREITKHTPELSQMIVNAGGVAAVIDYLGDSRGSVRLPGIMMLGYVAAHSENLAMAVIVSKGVPQLAICLAEETEDHMKAAAAWALGQIGHHTPEHARAVAMSNVLPKLLSLYLDTQSSEDLKVKAKKALKSILQKCTYVPALEPLLYEAPSNVLKHVICQFSKVLPHDSKARRLFVTTGGLKKVQEIKAEPGSALQEYINAINTCYPEEIVRYYSPGYSEALLERIDNYQPV, encoded by the exons ATGAGCCAGCGACACGTTTTACAAG ttTTTGAGCAGTACCAGAAAGAAAGGATGAAGTTCGTGCAAACAGTTGCAGAGCTTGCAACAAGACCTCAGAATATCGAAACACTTCAAAATGCAG GTGTGATGTCCCTCCTGAGGCCTCTCCTCTTGGATGTGGTCCCAACTATCCAGCAGTCAGCCGCTCTGGCTCTTGGAAGACTCGCCAGCTACAGTGATGACCTGGCCGAGGCTGTGGTGAAGGGAGACATTCTGCCTCAGCTCGTCTACTCGCTGGCCGAGCAGAAC CGTTTCTATAAGAAGGCAGCGGCGTTTGTTCTCCGTGCCGTGGCGAAGCACTCACCCGAGCTGGCACAAGCCGTGGTAGACTGTGGTGCCCTCGATGCTCTCGTCATCTccctggaggagtttgatcctGGAGTGAAAGAAGCTGCTGCATGGGCACTGGGCTACATCGCTCGCCACAACGGCT CATTGGCTCAGGCGGTGGTGGATGCAGGTGCTGTTCCTCTTCTTGTTCTCTGCATCCAGGAGCCCGACAATGCCCTGAAGAGGATCTCTGCTTCAACGCTGAGCGACATCTCCAAACACTCGCCAGAGCTCGCACAAACTGTAGTGGACACCGGAGCCATTGCACACCTGGCGCAGATGACCCTGTACCCAGACGCCAAACTGAAG AGGCACGTGTTCTCGGCTCTAGGCCAAATCTCCAAGCACTCTGTGGATCTGGCAGAGATGGTGGTGGAGGCTGAGATCTTCCCTGCTGTACTGGCCTGCCTTAAAGACCCAGATGAATATGTGAGGAAGAACATCAGCACGCTGATGCGAGAGATCACAAAACACACCCCTGAG TTATCCCAGATGATCGTGAATGCCGGCGGTGTAGCAGCTGTGATTGATTATCTAGGGGACTCCAGAGGGAGCGTGCGATTGCCTGGTATCATGATGCTCGGCTATGTGGCTGCACACTCTGAGAACCTTGCCATGGCTGTCATTGTATCTAAG GGCGTACCACAGCTGGCTATCTGTCTGGCAGAGGAGACGGAGGATCACATGAAGGCTGCAGCAGCCTGGGCACTGGGGCAGATTGGCCATCACACACCTGAGCATGCAAGAGCTGTGGCCATGTCTAACGTGCTCCCCAAACTGCTGAGTCTCTACCTGGACACACAGagctctgaggatctgaaagtCAAG GCAAAGAAGGCTTTAAAGAGTATCCTTCAGAAGTGCACTTACGTTCCAGCACTGGAGCCGCTTCTCTACGAAGCTCCCAGCAATGTTCTCAAACACGTCATCTGCCAGTTCAGCAAG GTTCTTCCACATGACAGTAAAGCACGGAGGTTGTTTGTAACTACCGGAGGACTGAAGAAGGtgcaggaaattaaagctgagcCCGGGTCCGCTCTGCAGGAGTACATCAACGCCATTAACACCTGCTACCCCGAGGAGATAGTCAG GTACTACTCACCTGGATATTCAGAAGCACTACTGGAAAGGATCGATAACTATCAGCCTGTTTAG